The nucleotide window TTTTCAGCAGAGAAACCTATTGACGAAACCATCATTATTCCAACTAAAAAGAATATTGTCTTTTTCATTCGATTTTCCTCCTAATTATTTAATTCCATAACAATAAATGAATATGAAATCACTATTAAATCACTTACCTATCATCACTTATTTAATATTATACCAAATTATATAAAAAAATACAATTAATTTTTCAAATAAAATACAAAAATTTTCTTTTTTTATATCATAACCATAAATAAAATCAGTAAATACGCCTTTCTTTACAATATTATTTTTAAATATTTTTTAATTTTCCAAAAATTTCTTCCACTGTTTTAACATTTTCAATTTGTTCAACTAATTCTTCTTCATATGATAATTTTGAAATTTCAGCCAGCAAATCTAGATGTTCTTTTTTTGTTTCTTCTGGAGCCGCAATCATAAATATTAATTTTGAAGGCTCTCCATCCATACTTTCAAAATCTACACCTTCACCAGAAATACCCAAGGCAAGGGAAAGTTTTTTTACAAGCGGTGTTCTTGCATGTGGAATAGCTATCCCATCCTGCATTCCAGTTGGTGTCAATTTTTCCCTTTCGTTTATTTCCTTTACAAATTCTTCCAAATCTTCTGAGTCAAGCACTCCACTTTTTACAAATAATTGTGCCATTTCTTTAATAATCTGAGTTTTTGTTTTTCCTTCCAAATTTAATTTTACCCTTTCAGGCACTAAATATTCCAATATTTTCATGTTTTTATACAGGATAAATCCTGTAATCTCCTTTCTAAAATTTTTTCCATTTTTTCAGAATGTCATCTAACATTTGTTTTTCAGACATTACTGATAAATTATAAGTAATATAGTTTTTTTCTTTTCTGAACCACGTCAGCTGTCTTTTTGCATATCTTCTGCTTTCCATTTTTATTTCTTCAATCGCTTCATCCAGCGTGATTTTTCCTTCAAAATATTTAAACAGTTCCTTATATCCAATTGAAGATATTTTGAAAACACTTTCCTTATACTTATTATATACTTTTTGTGCTTCTTCGACAAGCCCTTTTGAAATCATAATTTCCACTCGTCTGTTAATCCGCTCATAAAGTTCCTTTCTATCCCGTGTAAGAAATATTTTAAGAAATTCATAATTATTATTCTTGACATTTTGAACACGCAATTCGCTAAACTTTCCGCCAGTCAAAAGGCAAACTTCAATAGCCCTGACTAACCGTAATTTATTGGATAAATCAATTTCATCATAGGACTTTTTATCCAGGCTTTTTAAAATTTCCTGTAATTTTTCAATACTTTTACTTTCCAGCTCAGCCCTGATTTCTTCATCCTTTGAAGGCAATTTTGCAAATCCATCTGTAATTGATTTTATATAAAGTCCTGTTCCACCTGCGATAATGACATTTTTCTCCTTTTTTTCACAATTTTTATTCAAAATATTGTTTACAGCCTTTTCAAAATCTCCCACAGAATAATCTTCG belongs to Leptotrichia trevisanii DSM 22070 and includes:
- a CDS encoding PTS sugar transporter subunit IIA — its product is MKILEYLVPERVKLNLEGKTKTQIIKEMAQLFVKSGVLDSEDLEEFVKEINEREKLTPTGMQDGIAIPHARTPLVKKLSLALGISGEGVDFESMDGEPSKLIFMIAAPEETKKEHLDLLAEISKLSYEEELVEQIENVKTVEEIFGKLKNI
- the miaA gene encoding tRNA (adenosine(37)-N6)-dimethylallyltransferase MiaA, whose amino-acid sequence is MQKKLKGIVIAGATGVGKTDLSIKLAKRLNAVIISADASQVYKELDIGTAKVTHEEMQGIPHYMMDLVNPDEDYSVGDFEKAVNNILNKNCEKKEKNVIIAGGTGLYIKSITDGFAKLPSKDEEIRAELESKSIEKLQEILKSLDKKSYDEIDLSNKLRLVRAIEVCLLTGGKFSELRVQNVKNNNYEFLKIFLTRDRKELYERINRRVEIMISKGLVEEAQKVYNKYKESVFKISSIGYKELFKYFEGKITLDEAIEEIKMESRRYAKRQLTWFRKEKNYITYNLSVMSEKQMLDDILKKWKKF